From one Planktothrix agardhii NIES-204 genomic stretch:
- the gvpN_2 gene encoding gas vesicle protein GvpN — protein MTTVLQARPKGFVNTPTIEQLTIRALRYLQSGFSLHLRGPAGTGKTTLAMHLADLLNRPIVLIFGDDELKSSDLIGNQLGYTRKKVVDNFIHSVVKLEDELRQNWIDSRLTLACKEGFTLVYDEFNRSRPEVNNVLLSALEEKLLVLPPNNSRSEYIRVNPHFRAIFTSNPEEYCGVYGTQDALLDRLITIDMPEPDDETQQEILIQKIGISPEDAKNIIEIVKIYLEITTQKKEIKPVQNGKAARPHIDKASGLRPGLIIAKICHEHDISIQENNQDFIKVCADILLSRTNLSLTEAQNKLEKVIKTVLTDGDTSTNSFLPPSETQLTENNSLEIEEQVYQYLQKTTSARVSEIEVALGLNRVQTTNVLRSLLKQGHLKQQDNRFFAVNKQGELIQP, from the coding sequence ATGACTACCGTGCTTCAAGCTCGTCCTAAAGGCTTTGTTAATACTCCAACCATTGAACAACTTACAATTAGAGCCTTGAGGTATCTTCAGAGTGGCTTTTCTCTGCACTTACGGGGGCCAGCCGGAACCGGAAAAACCACCCTGGCGATGCACTTAGCCGATTTATTAAACCGTCCCATCGTTTTAATTTTTGGGGATGATGAACTCAAATCCTCCGATTTAATTGGCAACCAACTAGGCTATACTCGCAAGAAAGTTGTTGATAATTTTATTCATAGTGTTGTTAAATTAGAAGATGAATTACGACAAAATTGGATTGATTCTCGTCTGACCTTGGCGTGTAAAGAAGGATTTACCCTGGTTTATGATGAGTTTAACCGTTCCCGTCCAGAGGTGAATAACGTTTTACTGTCTGCTTTAGAAGAAAAATTATTAGTGCTGCCTCCGAATAATAGCCGCTCAGAATATATTCGAGTTAACCCCCATTTTAGAGCTATTTTTACCTCAAACCCCGAAGAATATTGTGGAGTTTATGGGACTCAAGATGCGTTATTAGATCGGTTAATTACTATTGATATGCCCGAACCAGATGACGAAACCCAGCAGGAAATTTTAATTCAAAAAATCGGAATTTCCCCCGAAGATGCCAAAAACATTATTGAAATAGTCAAAATTTATTTAGAAATAACCACCCAAAAAAAAGAAATTAAACCCGTTCAAAATGGTAAAGCTGCCCGACCCCATATTGATAAAGCATCGGGATTAAGACCCGGATTGATTATTGCCAAAATCTGTCATGAACATGATATTTCTATTCAGGAAAATAATCAGGATTTTATTAAAGTTTGTGCCGATATTTTATTATCCCGTACCAACCTATCCCTAACAGAAGCTCAGAATAAATTAGAAAAAGTGATCAAAACCGTATTAACCGATGGTGACACATCAACTAACAGTTTTTTACCCCCATCAGAAACCCAATTAACCGAAAATAACTCCTTAGAAATTGAAGAACAAGTTTATCAATATTTACAGAAAACCACCAGCGCCAGGGTTTCAGAAATTGAAGTAGCGTTAGGATTAAATCGAGTTCAAACCACTAATGTATTGCGCTCTTTATTAAAACAAGGACATCTGAAACAGCAGGATAATCGTTTCTTTGCGGTGAACAAACAAGGAGAATTAATTCAACCATGA